The following proteins come from a genomic window of Sardina pilchardus chromosome 1, fSarPil1.1, whole genome shotgun sequence:
- the LOC134081912 gene encoding zinc finger protein 208-like has protein sequence MSSLKAHQSIHTGEKPYQCTTCGKSFRTKIEVTLHPHTHTEEKPYQCTDCGKGFSQMSSLKAHQSIHTGKKPYQCTDCGKAFSQIGNLKAHQSIHTGEKPYPCPTCGKSLRTKREVTIHQRTHTGEKPYQCTDCGKGFSQIGNLKRHQSIHTGEKPYQCTTCGKSFRTKIEVTFHQHTHTEEKPYQCTDCGKGFSQMSHLKAHQSIHTGEKPYQCTTCGKSFRTKTDVTVHQRTHTGEKPYQCIDCGKGFSQMSNLKRHQMIHQTIHTGEKPYQCTTCGKSFKTKAKVTIHQRTHTGEKPYQCTYCGKTFRQTSVLKKHQRIHTGEKPYQCTYCGKTFRQTSVLKRHQRIHTGEEPYQCTTCGKRFRESSSLTKHQRTHTGEKPYQCTDCGKSFSQMSSLKAHQSIHTGEKPYQCTACGKRFRTKIKVTFHQHTHTEEKPYQCTDCGKGFSQMSSLKAHQSIHTGKKPYQCTACGKSFRTKREVTIHQRTHTGEKPYQCTDCGKGFTQMSSLKRHQSIHTGEKPYQCTTCGKSFRTKRDVTVHQRTHTGEKPYQCTDCGKGFKYRNHLKAHQTIHTGDKPYQCSVCGKTLSRRSILKLHQRTHTGEKPYQCTDCGKTFSHRSNLKIHQRTHTGEKPYQCNYCGKTFRQTSVLKRHQRIHTGEKPYQCTTCGKSFRESGSLTKHQRTHTGEKPYWCTDCGMSFSIMSNLKAHQSIHTGEKPYQCIACGMAFSIMSSLKAHQSIHTGEKPHQCTDCGKGFITKKEVTIHQRTHTGEKPYQCPDCGKDFSHMCSLKRHQSIHTGEKKYQCTDCGKGFSQMCSLKKHQIVHTGEKQYQCTDCGKGFSQMSNLKRHQTIHTGEQPYQCSVCGKSFSDSLGLSMHQLTHNGEKLSPCPQCGKTFNRMHHLETHQRTHTGEKPYQCTDCGMSFSLTSSLKKHQRIHTGEKPYQCTDCGKTFRQTSSLKTHQRTHTGERPYQCTTCGKSFRTKREVTIHQRTHTGDKTYQCTDCGKGFSQMSNLKTHQSIHTGEKPYQCTTCGKSFRTKIEVTFHQHTHTGEKPYQCTDCGKSFSQMTNLKVHQRIHTGEKPYQCTDCGKGFSQKSHLKAHQSIHTGEKPYQCTTCGKSFKTKTEVTVHQRTHTGEKPYQCTDCGKAFSQISNLKRHQVIHTS, from the exons atgagcagtctcaaggcacaccagagtatccacacaggagaaaagccatatcagtgcactacatgtgggaaaagtttCAGGACTAAGATAGAGGTCACCTTAcatccgcacacacatacagaagaaaagccatatcagtgcactgactgcggaaagggttttagtcaaatgagcagtctcaaggcacaccagagtatccatacaggaaaaaagccatatcagtgcactgactgtggaaaggcttttagtCAAATTGGCAATCTCAAGGCACACCAGAGtatccatactggggaaaagccatatccGTGCCCtacatgtgggaaaagtttAAGGACTAAGAGAGAGGTGAccatccatcagcgcacacatacaggagaaaagccatatcagtgcactgactgtgggaaGGGTTTTAGTCAAATTGGCAATCTCAAGAGACACCAGAgtatccatactggagaaaagccatatcagtgcactacatgtgggaaaagtttCAGGACTAAGATAGAGGTCACcttccatcagcacacacatacagaagaaaagccatatcagtgcactgactgtggaaagggttttagtcaaatgagccatctcaaggcacaccagagtatccatacaggggaaaagccatatcagtgcactacatgtggaaAAAGTTTCAGGACTAAGACAGATGTCACtgtccatcagcgcacacatacaggagaaaagccatatcagtgcattgactgcggaaagggttttagtcaaatgagcaatCTCAAGAGACACCAAATGATCC ACCAGaccatccacacaggagaaaagccatatcagtgcactacatgtgggaagagtttcaagacAAAGGCGAAGGTCAccatccatcagcgcacacatactggagaaaagccatatcagtgtacttactgtggaaagacttttcgACAAACATCTGTCCTCAAGaaacaccagaggatccatactggggaaaagccatatcagtgtacttactgtggaaagacttttcgACAAACATCTGTCCTCAAGAgacaccagaggatccatactggtgaagagccatatcagtgtactacatgtgggaagagattCAGGGAGAGCAGTTCTCTTACTAaacatcagcgcacacatacaggagaaaagccatatcagtgcactgactgcggaaagagttttagtcaaatgagcagtctcaaggcacaccagagtatccacacaggagaaaagccatatcagtgcactgcatGTGGGAAACGTTTCAGGACTAAGATAAAGGTCACCtttcatcagcacacacatacagaagaaaagccatatcagtgcactgactgcggaaagggttttagtcaaatgagcagtctcaaggcacaccagagtatccatacaggaaaaaagccatatcagtgcactgcatGTGGGAAAAGTTTCAGGACTAAGAGAGAGGTGAccatccatcagcgcacacatacaggagaaaagccatatcagtgcactgactgtgggaaGGGTTTTACTCAAATGAGCAGTCTCAAGAGACACCAGAGTattcatactggagaaaagccatatcagtgcactacatgtggaaAAAGTTTCAGGACTAAGAGAGATGTCACtgtccatcagcgcacacatacaggagaaaagccatatcaatgcactgactgcggaaagggtttta agtat AGGAATCACCTGAAGGCACACCAGACCATCCACACAGGAGataagccatatcagtgcagtGTATGTGGGAAGACTTTAAGTCGTAGATCTATCCTCAAGCTACACCAGAGGAcgcatactggagaaaagccatatcagtgcactgactgtggaaagacttttagtcATAGATCTAACCTCAAGATACACCAGAGGAcgcatactggagaaaagccatatcagtgtaattactgtggaaagacttttcgACAAACTTCTGTCCTCAAGAgacaccagaggatccatactggtgaaaagccatatcagtgtactacatgtgggaagagtttcaggGAGAGCGGTTCTCTTACTAaacatcagcgcacacatacaggagaaaagccatattggtgcactgactgtggaatgTCTTTTAGTATAATGAGCAATCTCAAGGCACACCAGagtatccacacaggagaaaagccatatcagtgcattGCCTGCGGAATGGCTTTTAGTATAATGAGCAGTCTCAAGGCACACCAGagtatccacacaggagaaaagccacatcagtgcactgactgtggaaagggttTTATTACTAAGAAAGAGGTCACCATccaccagcgcacacacacaggagaaaagccatatcagtgcccTGACTGCGGAAAGGATTTTAGTCATATGTGCAGTCTCAAGAGACACCAGagtatccacacaggagaaaagaaatatcagtgcactgactgcggaAAGGGTTTTAGTCAAATGTGCAGTCTCAAGAAACACCAGAttgtccacacaggagaaaagcaatatcagtgcactgactgtggaaagggttttagtcaaatgagcaatCTGAAGagac ACCAGaccatccacacaggagaacagCCGTATCAGTGCAGTgtatgtgggaagagtttcagtGACAGTTTGGGTCTCTCCATGCATCAGTTGACACATAATGGAGAAAAGCTCTCCCCATGTCCTCAATGTGGAAAGACTTTCAATAGGATGCATCATCTTGAGACTCACCAGAGGacccacactggagaaaagccatatcagtgcaccgACTGTGGAATGTCTTTTAGTCTTACATCTAGCCTCAAGaaacaccagaggatccatactggggaaaagccatatcagtgcactgactgtggaaagacttttcgACAAACATCTTCTCTCAAGACACACCAGaggacccatactggagaaaggccatatcagtgcactacatgtgggaaaagtttCAGGACTAAGAGAGAGGTGAccatccatcagcgcacacatacaggagataaaacatatcagtgcactgactgtggaaagggttttagtcaaatgagcaatctcaagacacaccagagtatccatactggagaaaagccatatcagtgcactacatgtgggaaaagtttCAGGACTAAGATAGAGGTCACcttccatcagcacacacatacaggagaaaagccatatcagtgcactgactgcggaAAGAGTTTTAGTCAAATGACCAATCTCAAGGTACACCAGagaatccacacaggagaaaagccatatcagtgcactgactgcggaAAGGGTTTTAGTCAAAAGAGCCATCTCAAGGCACACCAGAGtatccatactggggaaaagccatatcagtgcactacatgtgggaaaagtttCAAGACTAAGACAGAGGTCACCgtccatcagcgcacacatacaggagaaaagccatatcagtgcactgactgtggaaaggcttttagtCAAATTAGCAATCTCAAGAGACACCAGGTGATCCATACATCTTAG